From Myxocyprinus asiaticus isolate MX2 ecotype Aquarium Trade chromosome 10, UBuf_Myxa_2, whole genome shotgun sequence, the proteins below share one genomic window:
- the LOC127447465 gene encoding regulator of cell cycle RGCC-like, with amino-acid sequence MKSPKIKSQSKSYFEEDVDLNAVLCEFDAVIEDFTSPVEKRHFRYDEHLKTMKRRSSASVSDSGISDSESAESLNRNSFCFSDEKLNSPTVFSPTSNNPLVSPKPKLGDTKELEDFIADLDRTLASM; translated from the exons ATGAAGTCTCCAAAGATAAAGTCACAGAGCAAAT CATATTTTGAGGAAGATGTCGACCTTAATGCCGTGTTATGTGAATTCGACGCTGTCATTGAGGATTTCACGTCCCCCGTGGAGAAGAGACACTTCAGATATGATGAACACTTGAAAACAATGAAGAGACGGAGCAGCGCGAGCGTCAGCGACAGCGGAATCAGCGACTCTGAGA GTGCAGAGTCCTTGAACAGAAACAGTTTCTGCTTTAGTGATGAGAAGCTCAACTCTCCCACTGTCTTCTCTCCCACATCAAATAATCCCTTGGTCTCTCCTAAAC CTAAACTTGGAGACACTAAAGAACTAGAGGACTTCATTGCTGACCTTGACAGAACATTAGCAA